In Acidimicrobiales bacterium, a single window of DNA contains:
- a CDS encoding LLM class F420-dependent oxidoreductase — MRFAIKTAPQHTTWGDMLAVFREADGIDLFESGWTFDHFYPIRGDTDGPCLEGWITLTALAQATSRLRLGVLVTGIHYRHPAMLANMAATLDIVSEGRLEIGIGAGWNEQESGAYGIPLGTPRERSDRFEEACEVLVGLLSQETTDFAGRYYTLTSARCEPKAVQRPHPPICIGGSGERRTLRTAARWAQHWNFLGGPPADFRRKKEVLEEHCAAVGRDPSEILLSSHLMFDPDRGPDATAESASAMGEAGVELGIVYLPPPLDPSVLEPLAKALEPLTA; from the coding sequence ATGCGCTTCGCGATCAAGACCGCGCCTCAGCACACGACCTGGGGGGACATGCTGGCCGTGTTCCGGGAAGCCGACGGCATCGACCTGTTCGAGTCGGGCTGGACCTTCGACCACTTCTACCCGATCCGGGGGGACACCGACGGGCCCTGTCTCGAGGGTTGGATCACCCTGACCGCCCTGGCCCAGGCCACCAGCCGCCTCCGCCTCGGGGTGCTCGTGACCGGGATCCACTACCGGCACCCGGCCATGCTGGCCAACATGGCGGCCACCCTCGACATCGTCTCGGAGGGACGGCTGGAGATCGGGATCGGAGCGGGCTGGAACGAGCAGGAGTCCGGCGCCTACGGCATCCCCCTGGGCACCCCCCGCGAGCGCAGTGACCGCTTCGAGGAGGCGTGCGAGGTGCTGGTCGGCCTCCTCAGTCAGGAGACGACCGACTTCGCGGGCCGCTACTACACGCTCACCTCGGCCCGGTGTGAGCCCAAGGCGGTCCAGCGCCCCCACCCGCCGATCTGCATCGGGGGCAGCGGGGAGCGCCGCACCCTCCGGACCGCGGCCCGGTGGGCCCAGCACTGGAACTTCCTCGGCGGCCCGCCGGCCGACTTCCGGCGCAAGAAGGAGGTGCTCGAGGAGCACTGCGCCGCCGTCGGCCGGGACCCCTCGGAGATCCTCCTGTCGAGCCACCTCATGTTCGACCCCGACCGGGGCCCGGACGCCACCGCCGAGTCGGCCTCCGCCATGGGGGAAGCGGGTGTCGAGCTCGGCATCGTCTACCTCCCGCCCCCGCTGGACCCCTCGGTCCTCGAGCCTCTGGCGAAGGCCCTGGAGCCCCTTACCGCCTGA